In the Gymnogyps californianus isolate 813 chromosome 3, ASM1813914v2, whole genome shotgun sequence genome, one interval contains:
- the DNAJC27 gene encoding dnaJ homolog subfamily C member 27: MEANPPKRKETRKSLRIKVISMGNAEVGKSCIIKRYCEKRFVPKYLATIGIDYGVTKVQVRDREIKVNIFDMAGHPFFYEVRNEFYKDTQGVILVYDVGQKESFDALDAWLAEMKQELGPHGNMENIVFVVCANKIDCTKHRSVDESEGRLWAESRGFLYFETSAQTGEGINEMFQTFYSAIIDLCDNGGKRPPSSMGIGFTKEQADAIRRIRNSKDSWDMLGVKPGATRDEVNKAYRKLAVLLHPDKCVAPGSEDAFKAVVNARTALLKNIK; encoded by the exons aTGGAGGCGAATCCGCCGAAGCGGAAGGAGACGCGCAAGTCGCTGCGCATTAAAGTCATCTCCATGGGCAACGCGGAGGTGGGCAAG aGCTGCATTATAAAGCGTTACTGTGAGAAGAGGTTCGTTCCCAAATACCTGGCGACTATTGGTATCGACTACGGCGTCACAAA AGTGCAGGTCAGAGACCGAGAGATCAAGGTGAACATCTTTGACATGGCGGGGCATCCATTCTTCTACGAG GTGAGGAACGAGTTTTACAAGGACACGCAGGGGGTCATCCTGGTCTACGACGTCGGACAAAAGGAGTCTTTCGACGCGCTGGACGCGTGGCTGGCCGAGATGAAGCAGGAGCTGGGCCCCCACGGGAACATGGAGAACATTGTCTTCGTTGTCTGTGCGAACAAG ATTGACTGCACCAAGCACCGCAGTGTGGATGAAAGCGAGGGGCGGCTTTGGGCAGAGAGCCGGGGCTTTCTTTACTTTGAGACGTCGGCGCAAACAGGAGAAGGAATCAATGAGATGTTTCAG ACTTTCTACTCTGCCATCATCGACCTGTGTGACAACGGCGGGAAACGCCCTCCGTCCAGCATGGGGATCGGCTTCACCAAAGAGCAGGCGGATGCCATTCGCAGGATCCGcaacagcaaggacagctgggACATGCTGGGGGTCAAACCCGGAGCCACAAG GGACGAAGTGAACAAAGCCTATCGGAAGCTGGCCGTGCTGCTCCACCCCGATAAGTGCGTGGCTCCCGGCAGCGAGGACGCCTTCAAAGCGGTGGTGAACGCCCGGACTGCACTTCTCAAAAACATCAAGTAG